In the genome of Monodelphis domestica isolate mMonDom1 chromosome 2, mMonDom1.pri, whole genome shotgun sequence, one region contains:
- the PHB1 gene encoding prohibitin 1: MAAKLFEAVGKFGLGLAVVGGVVNSALYNVDAGHRAVIFDRFRGVQDIVVGEGTHFLIPWVQKPIIFDCRSRPRNVPVITGSKDLQNVNITLRILFRPVANQLPRIFTSIGEDYDERVLPSITTEILKSVVARFDAGELITQRELVSRQVSEDLTERAATFGLILDDVSLTHLTFGKEFTEAVEAKQVAQQEAERARFVVEKAEQQKKAAIISAEGDSKAAELIANSLATAGDGLIELRKLEAAEDIAYQLSRSRNITYLPAGQSVLLQLPQ; encoded by the exons ATGGCTGCTAAACTGTTTGAAGCTGTTGGCAAATTTGGCTTGGGCTTAGCTGTTGTAGGAGGAGTTGTCAACTCTGCCTTATATAATG tGGATGCTGGCCACAGAGCTGTCATCTTTGATAGGTTCCGTGGAGTCCAAGACATTGTTGTAGGGGAAGGGACTCATTTTCTTATCCCCTGGGTACAGAAACCAATTATTTTTGACTGCCGTTCCCGGCCACGGAATGTCCCAGTAATCACTGGTAGCAAGG ATTTACAGAATGTCAATATCACCCTTCGTATTCTCTTCCGACCTGTTGCCAATCAGCTACCCCGAATCTTCACCAGCATTGGGGAGGACTATGACGAGCGAGTGCTGCCATCCATAACAACTGAGATCCTCAAGTCAGTGGTA GCTCGATTTGATGCTGGAGAATTGATCACTCAGAGAGAACTAGTCTCTAGGCAAGTGAGTGAAGACCTCACAGAACGAGCAGCGACCTTTGGGCTCATCCTAGATGATGTTTCTTTG ACACATCTGACCTTTGGGAAGGAGTTCACGGAGGCAGTGGAAGCCAAACAGGTGGCTCAGCAGGAAGCAGAGAGGGCCAGATTTGTAGTGGAAAAG GCCGAGCAACAGAAGAAAGCAGCCATCATCTCAGCAGAGGGTGATTCCAAAGCTGCAGAGCTGATTGCCAATTCACTGGCCACTGCAGGAGATGGCCTAATAGAGCTTCGTAAGCTAGAAGCCGCAGAGGACATCGCTTACCAGCTTTCCCGCTCTCGGAATATCACCTACCTGCCTGCTGGACAGTCAGTGCTCCTCCAACTGCCCCAGTGA